The DNA sequence NNNNNNNNNNNNNNNNNNNNNNNNNNNNNNNNNNNNNNNNNNNNNNNNNNNNNNNNNNNNNNNNNNNNNNNNNNNNNNNNNNNNNNNNNNNNNNNNNNNNNNNNNNNNNNNNNNNNNNNNNNNNNNNNNNNNNNNNNNNNNNNNNNNNNNNNNNNNNNNNNNNNNNNNNNNNNNNNNNNNNNNNNNNNNNNNNNNNNNNNNNNNNNNNNNNNNNNNNNNNNNNNNNNNNNNNNNNNNNNNNNNNNNNNNNNNNNNNNNNNNNNNNNNNNNNNNNNNNNNNNNNNNNNNNNNNNNNNNNNNNNNNNNNNNNNNNNNNNNNNNNNNNNNNNNNNNNNNNNNNNNNNNNNNNNNNNNNNNNNNNNNNNNNNNNNNNNNNNNNNNNNNNNNNNNNNNNNNNNNNNNNNNNNNNNNNNNNNNNNNNNNNNNNNNNNNNNNNNNNNNNNNNNNNNNNNNNNNNNNNNNNNNNNNNNNNNNNNNNNNNNNNNNNNNNNNNNNNNNNNNNNNNNNNNNNNNNNNNNNNNNNNNNNNNNNNNNNNNNNNNNNNNNNNNNNNNNNNNNNNNNNNNNNNNNNNNNNNNNNNNNNNNNNNNNNNNNNNNNNNNNNNNNNNNNNNNNNNNNNNNNNNNNNNNNNNNNNNNNNNNNNNNNNNNNNNNNNNNNNNNNNNNNNNNNNNNNNNNNNNNNNNNNNNNNNNNNNNNNNNNNNNNNNNNNNNNNNNNNNNNNNNNNNNNNNNNNNNNNNNNNNNNNNNNNNNNNNNNNNNNNNNNNNNNNNNNNNNNNNNNNNNNNNNNNNNNNNNNNNNNNNNNNNNNNNNNNNNNNNNNNNNNNNNNNNNNNNNNNNNNNNNNNNNNNNNNNNNNNNNNNNNNNNNNNNNNNNNNNNNNNNNNNNNNNNNNNNNNNNNNNNNNNNNNNNNNNNNNNNNNNNNNNNNNNNNNNNNNNNNNNNNNNNNNNNNNNNNNNNNNNNNNNNNNNNNNNNNNNNNNNNNNNNNNNNNNNNNNNNNNNNNNNNNNNNNNNNNNNNNNNNNNNNNNNNNNNNNNNNNNNNNNNNNNNNNNNNNNNNNNNNNNNNNNNNNNNNNNNNNNNNNNNNNNNNNNNNNNNNNNNNNNNNNNNNNNNNNNNNNNNNNNNNNNNNNNNNNNNNNNNNNNNNNNNNNNNNNNNNNNNNNNNNNNNNNNNNNNNNNNNNNNNNNNNNNNNNNNNNNNNNNNNNNNNNNNNNNNNNNNNNNNNNNNNNNNNNNNNNNNNNNNNNNNNNNNNNNNNNNNNNNNNNNNNNNNNNNNNNNNNNNNNNNNNNNNNNNNNNNNNNNNNNNNNNNNNNNNNNNNNNNNNNNNNNNNNNNNNNNNNNNNNNNNNNNNNNNNNNNNNNNNNNNNNNNNNNNNNNNNNNNNNNNNNNNNNNNNNNNNNNNNNNNNNNNNNNNNNNNNNNNNNNNNNNNNNNNNNNNNNNNNNNNNNNNNNNNNNNNNNNNNNNNNNNNNNNNNNNNNNNNNNNNNNNNNNNNNNNNNNNNNNNNNNNNNNNNNNNNNNNNNNNNNNNNNNNNNNNNNNNNNNNNNNNNNNNNNNNNNNNNNNNNNNNNNNNNNNNNNNNNNNNNNNNNNNNNNNNNNNNNNNNNNNNNNNNNNNNNNNNNNNNNNNNNNNNNNNNNNNNNNNNNNNNNNNNNNNNNNNNNNNNNNNNNNNNNNNNNNNNNNNNNNNNNNNNNNNNNNNNNNNNNNNNNNNNNNNNNNNNNNNNNNNNNNNNNNNNNNNNNNNNNNNNNNNNNNNNNNNNNNNNNNNNNNNNNNNNNNNNNNNNNNNNNNNNNNNNNNNNNNNNNNNNNNNNNNNNNNNNNNNNNNNNNNNNNNNNNNNNNNNNNNNNNNNNNNNNNNNNNNNNNNNNNNNNNNNNNNNNNNNNNNNNNNNNNNNNNNNNNNNNNNNNNNNNNNNNNNNNNNNNNNNNNNNNNNNNNNNNNNNNNNNNNNNNNNNNNNNNNNNNNNNNNNNNNNNNNNNNNNNNNNNNNNNNNNNNNNNNNNNNNNNNNNNNNNNNNNNNNNNNNNNNNNNNNNNNNNNNNNNNNNNNNNNNNNNNNNNNNNNNNNNNNNNNNNNNNNNNNNNNNNNNNNNNNNNNNNNNNNNNNNNNNNNNNNNNNNNNNNNNNNNNNNNNNNNNNTCCCAGGGCCAGGGCAGAATCCCCATCACTGGAGGACTTCGGGGTGCAGctggagagggaaaaaaccTCCTCCCGTCCTCCACCCCGATTTACCGCTCATCCTTCCATCACAGTAACGCTCCTCGTTGTGgtatgggaaaggaaaaatgaaattacatgcAGTTTCCCTgacaaatccttttttttttggggggggggggatcccACTGGAAAGGGCTGGGCAGGGAGATCCGTCAAGCTGTCGATGCGACGCACGTTCGTTATCCATggctctttttattttgcaagacGTTTGCCTTTGCGTGGCAGCTCCTCCACCGAGCTGCTCCCCAATTCTTCCCTTCCCCGAGCGCCTGACCCCCCCGGGGGCTTGCTTTGCAGGCTCTTCCAGACCaagtgcagcagctgcctgaaggCCATCGCTCCCTCCGAGCTCATCATGCGGGTGCTGGAGAACGTCTACCACGTCCACTGCTTCTACTGCTGCGAGTGCGAGCGGCGTCTGCAGCGGGGAGACGAGTTCGTGCTCAAGGaagggcagctgctgtgccGCAGCGACTAcgagaaggagaaggagatgcTGAGCGCCATCAGCCCCGCTCCCACCGAGTCCGGTGAGGAGCTGGAGCGGTGGGGAATGGGGCTGGTGGGGTGGGATTGGTGGGTGCGGTGCCAGCCCATGtagggggtggggctggggctgcttgggggtcccttccaacccaaccgtgcTGTGGTTCCTTGATATTTAAGGTCTCATCCGACCCAACCCATTCCATGGTTCAATTATctttcaggacccttccaacccaacctgttctatgattctatggtctttgaggacccttccaacccaatcatTCCATTAGTCTATGATCTTCGAGGTCCCACCCAACACAACCCANNNNNNNNNNNNNNNNNNNNNNNNNNNNNNNNNNNNNNNNNNNNNNNNNNNNNNNNNNNNNNNNNNNNNNNNNNNNNNNNNNNNNNNNNNNNNNNNNNNNNNNNNNNNNNNNNNNNNNNNNNNNNNNNNNNNNNNNNNNNNNNNNNNNNNNNNNNNNNNNNNNNNNNNNNNNNNNNNNNNNNNNNNNNNNNNNNNNNNNNNNNNNNNNNNNNNNNNNNNNNNNNNNNNNNNNNNNNNNNNNNNNNNNNNNNNNNNNNNNNNNNNNNNNNNNNNNNNNNNNNNNNNNNNNNNNNNNNNNNNNNNNNNNNNNNNNNNNNNNNNNNNNNNNNNNNNNNNNNNNNNNNNNNNNNNNNNNNNNNNNNNNNNNNNNNNNNNNNNNNNNNNNNNNNNNNNNNNNNNNNNNNNNNNNNNNNNNNNNNNNNNNNNNNNNNNNNNNNNNNNNNNNNNNNNNNNNNNNNNNNNNNNNNNNNNNNNNNNNNNNNNNNNNNNNNNNNNNNNNNNNNNNNNNNNNNNNNNNNNNNNNNNNNNNNNNNNNNNNNNNNNNNNNNNNNNNNNNNNNNNNNNNNNNNNNNNNNNNNNNNNNNNNNNNNNNNNNNNNNNNNNNNNNNNNNNNNNNNNNNNNNNNNNNNNNNNNNNNNNNNNNNNNNNNNNNNNNNNNNNNNNNNNNNNNNNNNNNNNNNNNNNNNNNNNNNNNNNNNNNNNNNNNNNNNNNNNNNNNNNNNNNNNNNNNNNNNNNNNNNNNNNNNNNNNNNNNNNNNNNNNNNNNNNNNNNNNNNNNNNNNNNNNNNNNNNNNNNNNNNNNNNNNNNNNNNNNNNNNNNNNNNNNNNNNNNNNNNNNNNNNNNNNNNNNNNNNNNNNNNNNNNNNNNNNNNNNNNNNNNNNNNNNNNNNNNNNNNNNNNNNNNNNNNNNNNNNNNNNNNNNNNNNNNNNNNNNNNNNNNNNNNNNNNNNNNNNNNNNNNNNNNNNNNNNNNNNNNNNNNNNNNNNNNNNNNNNNNNNNNNNNNNNNNNNNNNNNNNNNNNNNNNNNNNNNNNNNNNNNNNNNNNNNNNNNNNNNNNNNNNNNNNNNNNNNNNNNNNNNNNNNNNNNNNNNNNNNNNNNNNNNNNNNNNNNNNNNNNNNNNNNNNNNNNNNNNNNNNNNNNNNNNNNNNNNNNNNNNNNNNNNNNNNNNNNNNNNNNNNNNNNNNNNNNNNNNNNNNNNNNNNNNNNNNNNNNNNNNNNNNNNNNNNNNNNNNNNNNNNNNNNNNNNNNNNNNNNNNNNNNNNNNNNNNNNNNNNNNNNNNNNNNNNNNNNNNNNNNNNNNNNNNNNNNNNNNNNNNNNNNNNNNNNNNNNNNNNNNNNNNNNNNNNNNNNNNNNNNNNNNNNNNNNNNNNNNNNNNNNNNNNNNNNNNNNNNNNNNNNNNNNNNNNNNNNNNNNNNNNNNNNNNNNNNNNNNNNNNNNNNNNNNNNNNNNNNNNNNNNNNNNNNNNNNNNNNNNNNNNNNNNNNNNNNNNNNNNNNNNNNNNNNNNNNNNNNNNNNNNNNNNNNNNNNNNNNNNNccttttcccccctccctctgTGTGCGAGACGAGGAAGAGCAGAAGGATTCCCCACTTCTCCCCGCAGGGAGAGCTTTTCCCACGCTGCACGATGCGAAGGGCGAGGGCAGGAAGAAATCCCTTCGCCTTTTTGACGTTGCCAATGGCGTTTGCTAATGAAGAGGCGCTCCCTTTCCTGGCAGCCCCGCTGCTCCCACCTCGCTTCGGATGAGAAAGAGGGGCAGGAGCGGGGAAAGATCACAGCGATGCTCGCTGCCTGTGAAAGGTGGGAGACCCCTCCTGCCTCAGGACCTCATCTCTGGGGTCTCCTTCTTCTTGCAGATGAAGAAGATCGCTcgcaggcagcagcagcagcagcagcagcagcaggagcaggagcagctgggcaACCCCCGCTTGGGGTCCGGGAGAGGGACCGGgcgcagcagcaggcagagcaacGACGACAGCGAAGGTGAGGAGCACCGCGCACCGATGTGGGGGGATGGCATAGGATAAATCGAGGCCCAAAGCCTCAAAATTAGCCAAAAGCAGGGAGGTCGGCGCTGAGTTGGAGGACACGCTGGGACGGCGAGGCGGTGCTCAGCAGGAGCGGAGGTGCCGGAATTCTCTGCGG is a window from the Numida meleagris isolate 19003 breed g44 Domestic line unplaced genomic scaffold, NumMel1.0 unplaced_Scaffold511, whole genome shotgun sequence genome containing:
- the LOC110391794 gene encoding LIM homeobox transcription factor 1-alpha-like; the encoded protein is MRVLENVYHVHCFYCCECERRLQRGDEFVLKEGQLLCRSDYEKEKEMLSAISPAPTESGEELERWGMGLMKKIARRQQQQQQQQQEQEQLGNPRLGSGRGTGRSSRQSNDDSEGEEHRAPMWGDGIGYSEGVFHDMDSDSISHLGDCLLSTAEANLLQARVGNPIDRLYSMQSSYFTS